GCAGATGGAGGCCGCCCGCTCCACCGGCCTTACCCGCGGGCAGGCCATGCGTCATGTCATCCTGCCGCAGGCGTTGTTCAACATGATCCCGTCCTTCGTGAACCAGTTCGTCAGCCTCACCAAGGATACCTCCCTGGCCTTCATCATCGGCGTGAACGAGCTCACCAAGACCGCCACCCAGGTGAACAACCGGACCATGAACGCGCCCACGGAAATTTTCATCGCCATCGCGCTGCTGTATTTCGTCATCTGCTACGTGCTGACGGCGTTTTCCCGCCGGCTGGAAAAGAAGCTGGCCCGCTATCAGGCGCGAGGACGGTAGGGACCTCTTGGCAGGATGCCCCGGAGACGCAGGCTCCGTCACACGAGAGCAGGCTGTCTTTGAAAGGTTTTCCCCCTCGCAATGTCCTTTTTCAAGAGTAAAATGCTCTAGGGGAGCCGCTTTGCGCGGCTCCTTTTTTTTGTGGTGCGTCCTACAGGGCAGCCGTCAGGATGAAGCGGAACAGATCCGGCGAGAAGCCCCGGGGGCCGGCGGTCTTGCCTTCGTAGACGTTGACGCGGCGCACCCGCAGGCAGTCCAGGGATTCGTCATTGAAGCCGCGCTCCAGGGTGGCGGCGCTGGTGTAGCCGGCCGCCATGGCCGCCCGGCGCACGGCCAGGGAGTGGTCGCCGTTGGGATAGGCCAGGGCGCGGACCTCCTGCCCCAGCCGCTGCCGCAGCACGCGGCGGGATTCCTCCAACTGGGCGGCGCGCACCTCGGGCGTGGCGGCCGGCAGCAGCACATGGTCCACGGTGTGGGAGCCGAAGGCCACGCCGCGGCGCTGCATGGCGTGCACGTCATCCCAATCCAGCATGGCATTGGCCGCATGGACCTCCGGGGGCAGGGCAGGATGCCCCAGCCCGTCCAGCAGGGCTGTGGCCAGACGCTCGCCGGCATCCGGGGTTGATTGCTTGAGCAATCGGGTCAGCCGATGCGAATCCAGCACGCCGTTGTGGTGCGCGCGCTGCCAGAGGCCGGCCAGGTCCGGTGGAAGCGGGGGCGGCGCATTGCGGGAGCCGTCCACGGCCTGCAGCAGTCGCAGGGCATGCGTCAGCCGTTCCTGCCAGAAGAGCCTGCCCGTGCCGATGACGCCGGTGGTCAGATACACCAGGGCCGGCAGGCCGTGGCGCTCCAGGATGGGCAGGGCCGTGGTGCGGGTGTCTTTCCAGCCATCGTCGAAGGTGATGGCCACGGCCCGGCGCGGCAGTTGCCCGCGGGCCAGGAGATCCAGCCCGTCTTCCAGGGGCACCACGGCGCATTCGGCGGCCAGCAGGGCCATCTGTCGGGCAAAGGAGTCTTCCCGGACCACGATATACGGCGAACTGAGCACTGCCGCCGCCTGATCCTCGGGCACCACGCGATGGTAGCACAGCACCAGCAGGGTTTGCCCGCGCCGGGCCAGCCGCGGCATGCCCAGGCGGGTCAGGGCGGCGGCCCCCAGCAGCTTGAGGCGGCGCTTGAATGAGATGGTCATGAATTCAGGTACTCCGTCACCCTGTCGCCCCAGTCGGCCTCGTTTTCGGACAACTGAAACAAGGCTTGCGCCGTGCCGACGATGCGCGCCAGCACGCCCAGGATATCCAGCACGGGGATGAGGACGATGCCCGCGACACGCTGCGCAATCCTGTCTGCCTGGTCGATGTCCGGGTGCGCACGGGTGCACCATGTTTTGAAGGATTTGACGCAC
This sequence is a window from Megalodesulfovibrio gigas DSM 1382 = ATCC 19364. Protein-coding genes within it:
- a CDS encoding polysaccharide deacetylase family protein codes for the protein MTISFKRRLKLLGAAALTRLGMPRLARRGQTLLVLCYHRVVPEDQAAAVLSSPYIVVREDSFARQMALLAAECAVVPLEDGLDLLARGQLPRRAVAITFDDGWKDTRTTALPILERHGLPALVYLTTGVIGTGRLFWQERLTHALRLLQAVDGSRNAPPPLPPDLAGLWQRAHHNGVLDSHRLTRLLKQSTPDAGERLATALLDGLGHPALPPEVHAANAMLDWDDVHAMQRRGVAFGSHTVDHVLLPAATPEVRAAQLEESRRVLRQRLGQEVRALAYPNGDHSLAVRRAAMAAGYTSAATLERGFNDESLDCLRVRRVNVYEGKTAGPRGFSPDLFRFILTAAL